In one Ictidomys tridecemlineatus isolate mIctTri1 unplaced genomic scaffold, mIctTri1.hap1 Scaffold_138, whole genome shotgun sequence genomic region, the following are encoded:
- the LOC144372631 gene encoding olfactory receptor 2T33-like yields MENSTDSTGMNFILLGLFDHTQTHQVLFSLVFMTFIASLVGNALMILLIHTDPRLHTPMYFLLSQLSLMDLMLVSTIIPKMAANYLLNSRSISPAGCGSQIFLFLTLGGGECFLLSAMSYDRYVAICHPLRYHVLMSHKLCSQLVAGSWLMGGIDGLMQASATMSFPYCHSREIDHFFCEVPLLVSLACADTTVFELFRYVCCTLMLLIPMSLIVASYSLILAAVLRMNSAAARKKAFTTCSSHLAVVGLFYGTLMVIYMKPKSYHSVGHSKVVSAFYTIFTPVLNPLIYSVRNKDVKGAFRNWLGKTHAM; encoded by the coding sequence ATGGAGAACTCTACTGATTCCACAGGGATGAACTTCATTCTTCTGGGGCTCTTTGATCACACACAGACCCATCAAGTCCTGTTTTCTCTGGTGTTCATGACCTTCATCGCCTCCCTGGTGGGCAATGCCCTGATGATCCTGCTCATCCACACAGACCCCAgactccacacccccatgtacttcctgctcagccagctctccctcatggacTTGATGCTGGTCTCCACCATCATCCCCAAAATGGCAGCCAACTACCTGCTGAACTCCAGGTCCATCTCTCCTGCTGGCTGTGGTTCCCAGATCTTCCTGTTCCTTACTCTGGGAGGGGGAGAGTGCTTCCTCCTGTCAGCCAtgtcctatgaccgctatgtggccatatGCCACCCATTGCGCTACCATGTTCTCATGAGCCACAAGCTGTGTTCCCAACTGGTAGCAGGCTCCTGGCTTATGGGAGGGATTGATGGGCTGATGCAAGCCAGTGCCACTATGAGCTTCCCCTACTGCCACTCCAGGGAGATAGACCACTTCTTCTGTGAGGTACCTTTGTTGGTGAGCCTAGCTTGTGCAGACACCACTGTTTTTGAGCTTTTCAGGTATGTTTGCTGCACTCTGATGCTCTTGATCCCTAtgtctctcattgtggcctcatACAGTCTCATCCTGGCTGCTGTGTTAAGAATGAATTCTGCTGCAGCCAGAAAGAAAGCCTTCACCACCTGCTCCTCTCACCTGGCTGTGGTGGGGCTGTTCTATGGCACCCTCATGGTCATCTACATGAAGCCCAAGTCCTACCACTCAGTGGGCCACAGCAAAGTAGTCTCTGCATTTTACACCATCTTTACTCCTGTGCTGAACCCCCTCATCTACAGCGTGAGGAATAAAGATGTCAAGGGGGCCTTCAGAAATTGGCTGGGCAAGACACATGCTATGTGA
- the LOC144364806 gene encoding LOW QUALITY PROTEIN: uncharacterized protein LOC144364806 (The sequence of the model RefSeq protein was modified relative to this genomic sequence to represent the inferred CDS: substituted 1 base at 1 genomic stop codon) has protein sequence MEMKKFLNEILHQTRRAISLIITGITTLVAAIAATATVTASLTQTEPLPKPGANGGLETKGSLEFGLLRQEPPASASGAAAPQDGAPCRSHEAAQLRGYPGPGRGRSVTVSRGQVAAGDLSLIDILFTTVIVPKMMSDFLLHKTAISVSGCGTQIFLGLALGGTECILLGLMSYDQYVAICKPLHYLLHMNWPLCRQILSCEDTLAYETGVLISTTILLLIPFSVILASYILILVTIIHMASAEGRKKAFSTCSSHLVVVSLYYGAIIFMYMRLISSHTPGQDKVVSIFHTLVTPMLNPLIYSLRNKDVTVDIFAHETAFCWILLFNTICQSPSLDCCQSRYRGKPDQSGTRVELSNQVRQWRGRAGFSNLWSFCLHQLRFALFKAQVTLHLLCCNLGCQEVPGENTGSPRKLKLILVTLKDVAVNFTQEEWALLDPSQKNLYTDVTQEVLKDLAFIGIKWEDKDFEDQIENSASNLRHITTHSGHKQYKHEECEENPCEFKQCRKSLVSLKNVQTQMLTXMGDEPSKTTVCGKVFSCSSCFQGHVETHVGWQPSEGKQCGEEFFSLTDVQRYMITPSGDKTFKWKVFYFCSLFRRHERTHSGEKPYECKQGGQIFISLTSLQSHMVTHTKDACFKCKVYGKDFAYPSLFRIHQRMHTGEKPYEFKHCGKVFIESSTLHSHEETHSGEKPYERKQCGKGYTTSSYIQIHERIHSGNNPYECKQCGKTFTRSSSLHSHEQIHTGEKPCECKQCGKACT, from the exons ATGGAGATGAAGAAATTTCTGAATGAGATCCTGCACCAGACAAGGCGTGCTATTAGCCTCATTATCACTGGGATTACTACCCTTGTAGCTGCCATTGCAGCCACAGCCACTGTCACTGCTTCCCTCACTCAGA CAGAGCCTCTCCCCAAACCTGGTGCTAATGGAGGCTTGGAAACTAAAGGAAGCTTGGAGTTTGGGCTCCTGAGACAGGAGCCCCCAGCCAGCGCGTCTGGAGCTGCAGCGCCGCAGGACGGCGCCCCCTGCCGGTCCCACGAGGCTGCGCAGCTGCGCGGTTACCCTGGCCCTGGGCGCGGCCGCTCTGTGACTGTGTCTAGAGGCCAAGTGGCCGCAGGCGAT CTCTCTCTCATTGACATCCTGTTCACAACTGTCATTGTCCCCAAGATGATGTCTGACTTCCTTCTGCACAAGACTGCCATCTCTGTGTCTGGCTGTGGGACACAAATCTTCCTGGGATTGGCCTTGGGTGGAACTGAGTGCATCCTTTTGGGACTCATGTCCTATGACCAatatgtggccatctgtaagcCTCTCCACTACTTGCTGCACATGAACTGGCCCCTTTGCAGGCAGATA CTCTCTTGTGAGGACACCTTGGCATATGAGACGGGGGTGTTGATCAGTACCACTATTCTGCTTCTCATTCCATTCTCCGTCATCCTTGCCTCCTACATACTCATCCTGGTCACCATCATCCACATGGCTTCTGCCGAGGGGAGAAAGAAAGCTTTCTCTACCTGCTCCTCTCACTTGGTGGTGGTCAGCCTATACTATGGCGCCATCATTTTCATGTACATGAGGCTAATCTCTTCCCATACTCCAGGCCAAGATAAAGTTGTGTCTATCTTCCATACCCTTGTGACACCAATGCTGAACCCCTTGATCTATAGTCTTCGAAATAAGGATGTG ACTGTGGATATCTTTGCCCATGAGACAGCATTTTGTTGGATCTTGCTTTTTAATACAATCTGCCAGTCTCCGTCTTtggattg CTGTCAGTCACGATACAGAGGCAAGCCTGACCAATCAGGGACGCGGGTGGAACTGTCCAATCAGGTGCGCCAATGGAGGGGAAGGGCGGGCTTCTCCAATCTCTGGAGCTTTTGTCTTCATCAACTCCGCTTTGCCCTTTTCAAGGCCCAAGTGACTCTGCACCTCCTGTGTTGCAATCTCGGGTGCCAGGAAGTTCCTGGAGAGAACACTGGGTCACCAAGGAAGCTAAAACTG ATCTTAGTGACCCTTaaggatgtggctgtgaacttcacccagGAGGAGTGGGCTTTGCTGGATCCTTCCCAGAAGAACCTTTATACAGATGTGACACAGGAAGTCCTCAAAGACCTGGCTTTTATAG GAATCAAATGGGAAGACAAGGACTTTGAAGATCAAATTGAAAATTCTGCGAGCAATCTAAG GCACATCACAACTCACTCTGGACACAAACAGTACAAGCATGAGGAATGTGAAGAAAATCCATGTGAATTTAAACAATGCaggaaatctctggtttctctcaaAAATGTACAAACACAAATGTTAACATGAATGGGAGATGAGCCTTCTAAAACTACAGTGTGTGGGAAAGTCTTCAGTTGTTCCAGTTGTTTTCAAGGACATGTAGAGACTCATGTTGGGTGGCAACCCTCTGAAGGTAAACAATGTGgtgaagaatttttttctctaacagATGTTCAAAGATACATGATAACACCAAGTGGGGATAAAACTTTTAAGTGGAAAGTCTTTTATTTCTGTTCCTTATTTagaagacatgaaagaactcattctggggagaaaccctatgaatgtaaacaaggTGGTCAAATCTTTATTTCACTCACAAGTCTTCAAAGTCACATGGTCACGCACACCAAGGATGCCTGTTTTAAATGTAAGGTATATGGGAAAGACTTTGCTTATCCCAGTTTATTTAGAATACATCagagaatgcacactggagagaaaccctatgaatttAAGCACTGTGGCAAAGTCTTCATTGAGTCCTCTACCCTTCATTCACATGAAGAAACtcatagtggagagaagccctatgaacgTAAACAGTGTGGGAAAGGCTACACTACTTCCTCTTACATCCAAATACATGAACGAATTCATAGTGGAAATAatccatatgaatgtaagcagtgtggcaaaacCTTTACTCGATCTTCTagccttcactcacatgaacaaattcatactggagagaagccctgtgaatgtaaacaatgtggaaaagcctgtACTTGA